The DNA sequence AGTTACACCGGCTTCATGCATGAAGATAAAATGGTTCACCAACAATATtatggtgatatatatatatatatatatatatatttctatgtCAGTAAATGATGCAGAAATGAGAAAGCATACCTGGCGTTTGGATTACTGATCCATGCACTAAACTGCCTCACTATCTGTTCCTCAGACGGGAGAGGGCTAAGCTGATTGACCTTTTGAAGTTGGTGTGTTACCTTCTTTGAGTTTCTATGCATACGGAAACCTGATTTGGTAGCCCCACTCTCATAGTCTCCGAAAACACTTGTTATTTGTTCTGGAATGTCCTTGCCTTCCCATTCCTTCTCATTCTTTCCCTAAACATATGCTGGCAGTTATTAAAGCAGTCTTTGATAATCACTACAATCACAAAAACCAAATAATGTATTGCAAATATTTTACTTGTATGAGGTGGACAAGTAAATCCGTAATGACATCAAGTTTATTTGTAAACTCGTCTCTGAGTGCTTTCATCTCGGCCTTAAACTCTGCTTGTAACTCTGTCTTAACGGTCTCAATATGTGATTTAACTGGTTTATCCAtcacctctctcttctccacccTGGTTGCAAAACAAAGTTGTATAGAAGAGATGCCTTAACTAGACATATGTAATATTGCCACAACTAGTAAATGTAAAGTCGTAGAAGCAGCTAGGAACTATGAAGTATATTCTAAATAAGATAGACAAAACAGCTGCTTAGATACCTTGTGACTACAAGATTAGATTGACTCTGGGTGGGGAACAAATTATCTCTGGCCACCTTTATCTCACCCTTAAACTCTGCTTGTATGTCAGCCTGAACTGTGTTTATCTGCGATTCAACCATGTTGTCCACTACCTCTGTCTTTTCCATCCTGGTTATGATCAACATCACACTGTTTAGAATAGATATCTTAAGCTGGTATACATATTATCAACGGAAATTAGAAACTAGTCCtgaatatatatctatatatcgaACTAGATAAACAGAAAAGCTTACATACATACCGTGTCACTACAAGATTAGTCCAATCCGAGCAGGGGTGCCAATTCTGTTTGGCCACCTTTATGTGTATCTTTCTGAGATAGGGTATGAAAGGTTCCCATAATTTTTCTGTATGTTCATCACATACCACTTCCTGTAACAACTTGAGCCACAAAACTGATGGGGGCAACTCCTGCAATTTTGAACACTGCCTCATATTGAGCTTTTTCAAACTGCACAACTCTCCAATATCTTCAGGCAATTCCTTCATGCTGTAGCAATCAGATATGTCCAGAAAGTATAGCATTTTGAGGCTTCTGATCGAATTTGGCAACTCTAACAAGTGTATACAAGACCTCAGCCTCAAGACCTGTAGATTGACCAGCTTTCCAATTTCTTCGGGCAAGGCATATAGCTTATGACAGTTTGTGATACTGAGCTTCTTTAGATGAATAAGATCACAAAGGTTGTAGGGTAAATCCAACAAATCATTGCAGTAATCAATGTTCATTTCTACTAGATTTGGAAATGCATATGTAATTTGGATGGAGCAATTGCTAAAAGCTTGGCCAATGTTACACATATATAAAGATATCTTCTGCAGACTCTTCAATTGTACAGAGTCATTAATTAGAGAAGGAATTGAAATCCGCTCTAATCTGATTCTCTTTAGATTTGATGAAGACCCCAAGAGTTGAAAATTGCTTAATTCAGCAGGTAAGAAACCATAATTTGTGACTATTAGAACCTTCAGTTTATCCATTTTCTCCACAAATTCGGGTAAGGCATAGTTCTTTGTCTGAAAGTTCAGCACTAAAACCTCAGCCTGTGGTAGTTGCATGTTGTGCCATTTTGTTGAGAACACTCCATCTGCATACATATGATTTGAGTACAGGAGCAATTGGATGATGAATGCTAGACAAGCATGTATCTGTCTATGAGCAACTAATATCCAAATAAGAGAAGTGAACTACCAGTTGAGATAGATAACAAGCGTGCTTTAACGGGTTGAAACTTCTGTTCTGTCCACCATCTGGGAAGATTGTCTCCACATATGTCAATAATCAATCTTTTTCTCTGTGCTATTGGTTCCTGACTAGTCTGATGGATAGCTAGCTCTCTAAGCATATAGTGTTGGGTGACAAAGTGTTCGCTGAAGTATCTATCCACCTCCCAGTTATCTTTTCTGTTGTATCAGAATTTCTtagaagataattttttttagggaaacatATTGGCAAAGAAATTAAGTTATGACCAGAAAACATGCATACCTTGTGCATACAAGATTTGCCAGACCCTGGGAAGCAAGTTCATAGAGATTTGCAATGGACATGCAGTCTTCATCTAGCTCATATAGTTCTGCCCACATATCAATAAGGCCCGCAACAGGGATTCTCTGGTCTTCAGGAAACGAGCCAAGGTCTATGAAACATTCCTTGACGATAGTCATATCTCCTTTGTCCAAGAAAGCTAAGTTGTTTTTGAGGTAGTCAAGCAAATCACTCTCAGAATCAAGAATAGAAGAACCTCTTGACCATTCCATCAATCTATTTTGCCAAATCTCAACAGGCTGCCCGCAAAGTGACCTTCCTACCATTGTAATGGCAGGAGGAAATCCCTTACAGCGCTCCACTATCTGCAGTACAGTTCTCCAAATAAGCATCAAGTAGTTCCATTTGAGTAGCATATCCATAATTAGAGTTTGTGTAAATTATATATCTTAGTGGGTTCCATGATGAAGAAAATGATCAAATATAAAGTTCACTTGTCTCTATTATTCCTGAAGTTATGCATGTGGGATTATTACAGGTGGACATGATAAAGTGGATTTGTTCACTAGAATAGATGGATGTTCTGGATAAAATGAAGCAATCAGCTGCTTGTGAGGCATAAATAAGTACATATATTGTGAGCCATAGACTAGGGAATCACCTTTCTTGGAAGATCTTCTGGAATATAAGAGCTCCTATCTCCCAAGGATGCGGAATGACGAAAAAGAGTCATTGCATCTTCATGTGTCAGTGATGCTAAATAATATGGAGAACCAAATCTCGGAAATGCAAATCTTGATGTCACCAAAATCTTgtaatttgacattttgatcGCAAACTTGTTAAGAAGGGATTCTGATCCAGACCAAACACCATCTAGGACCAACAGTAGAGGATGTTGAACAGTTTCCCTTAGAAATGTTTCCAGCCAGCTAACTGCAGTTACTTCGGTATTGAAAAAAGGCACCTGAAAGCCCTTAAGTTGACACAGTTCTCGAACAATATGGTTCAAGTTGGGCGTTTTGGAAACAGTAACAAAGAAGATATTTTTCTTGAATATATCTATACAAATACGATACAAGAAAGTCGATCAGAGAGTAAGAATTGACTGAAAGCAATAGTTCCAATAGAGCTTTGGCAAATAATTATTGGGATAAAAGGAATAATGAACTCTATCAGCAATGGGGAAGGCTTTTCACAGAAGCATTGCAAGAGAGAAACTCAGGTGTTTTAAAACAACTATCTTCTAGAAATTGAAATACAAAGCAATTCAAAATTCTCAATCCAATAAGATATACTAATATTCAAGAACAGCTCAAGATTTTCAGCCACTGAAGTTATATATATGAGCAGAATTAAAATTCCTACTTTATAGTTAATGTTAACTCTTATAAAATACGCTTCACTAAAACATTTGATATCTTCAAGTAGCTGGCATTCCTCTAATACAAATATACTGATGCTAAAGTttccagaattttttttttttttgggtcggAAAGTTTGCAGATTATTACTGAACAAAATAGCATTTCTACACCTGGATTGGTTGATGTTAACTATCATAAAATAGGCTTTAACTTAAGCATTTGATATATTCAAGCAACATTCCTCTAGTACAAATATAAGGATGTCAAGTCTACTACTGTTACATTTTTCAATGAGCAGGTAATAATACTTCACCCATTCGAAAAGGCAGTACATACCTTTGACTTCCTGATCTTGACAGAAGGCTTTTGCCAATGTGGTTTTCCCACATCCTCCAGGACCAGCCAGTACAAGCATCGACACCCCATCCTTGAGAAAATTCTTCTTTAGTTCCTCCAATGGAGCATCCAATCCAACTGTAATCGTTGGAGGAGGTTGTTCATCAGGCACTGCACAACAACCGTTGATCTCAAATTGACTCTGTACCAAACCATTCCCTTCAAGTCGCTTGACCACAGTATCTATACTCCGCACCAAAACCAAGGTTTCCTTCACATCCCTTGCTTCCTGCACCTTCATTATATCCAACATTCTCTTAAGGGATCCATCCAACTGAACAAGTTGATCAGTGTAACGAGGCTTCCTGTAGTTCCACTTGGAAACTTTGGATAGCTTTCGAACGAGCTCAACACCCTCCTCCATCTGCTTCTTACAGGATTCTATTTCCTCGTTCGGGAGGTTCAATTCAGCATTGTGCATTTCTATCTGTTGGATCAGCGGTTGCAAAGAATCAAGAGTGGATTTAATGGTCTTGAGTAAGGGTTTAAACATGGCAGATTTCTCCAACGCTTCCTTAACCACATCAAAGAGAGTGCCGAATGCTGCTCCTAGAGCAGCCCCTCCAACAAACTCCCCCACTATTACCATTCTTGATTCACAAATCAAAAGCCAACTGCTTCAAAGATTAATTGAAAATGCAACAACATTGCCACTCCAATAAACTCCCCTCGACTATAACCATTCTTGATTCAAGAAATCAACATAACCCAAGATCAAAGTGAGATGCTCTTAAACTTGGATCCATCATTTGAATTCCAAATAAAGGGTTGTAGCTGGATTCAATAGGAAGCTTGAAATTTCCTAGTTGGAGCCTATTGCCTTGACTTCGGGGCATTGACTTGTCATTGATTTACCCGGTACAAAATCACTGAAGAACCCGCCGACAAAAATACACGGTAAACGCGGCTTACAGGTTCTTGGATAGGTAAGTATTAAGGAAAGGCCCGCCATTGCTAAAGACAGAAAAGCCAAACTAAGCGGCTTGACTTGAGCTATAGTTTGCTTTGCTGTcgtgttttttcttttgaaatacAACTACATGGCCTTGGGAATTTCATGCTGAGTTCCAGTTAAATTTTTGTATCTTATTCTAGCCTCgttcaaatatatattaatctgttcaagtaaaatgacaattgaaattggtctactcatttcatttcatagtccctttatataaggatagaattacaacggaaatattgattacattaatgatattaaatgctgattgatccgtaattgcgctgattgatggtaatcactgattccttgattccctcttcgtcagttgctttgacgaaggcacacaatatgtttttcctttaccACTCCCctttgtgccaagtcaaagacaaaatggtgcatgagttgttgcctcactaaaaaccttgccaagtaacaataaaaaccctgtgggacaaaaaatacaccttggtcgaaggaaaagagcacaacgcacctttaacatttgaggatgacatgtgtgtgttagactccccctgacgtctacacctccccctgatcattacattaatcaagggagcttggaaagtcttcgcattcctatgcttttcacatgtttctcaaatgtggccttaggcagtgatttggtgaacaaatctgccacattctcctcagaccttacttggttcacttgaatcttgaggagggtctgttgtttgctgattgtaggaaaactttggcgatatgtgttttgtattatcacccttgatatatcctagtttcatctgttcgatgcaagctgcattatcttcataaatgcaagtagactcttcagtggtagaattcaaaccactagtccctcaaatatgtgtgatgatagctcttaaccatacacactcacgaaccgcctcatgtagagtaatgatctctgagtggttcgaggaggtagccacaagggtttgcttggttgatctccaagatatcgccatgTTCCCAaaagtaaatacataaccaatttagggacaacctttatgtgggtcagaaaggtacccagcatcagcaaaaccaaccaaaacgtcatttggtgtttcggtgtagtgagtggcgctttcgccatcaacatttcctttagggattgcagttccatctgcagtcccacttgtctctctgtagggaaagaacagtcccaagtcaatggttccttttaggtatcggaaaatgttcttgataccattccagtgatgcTGCGTTgacgctgagctaaatctagctaacaagttcactgagaatgtaatgtctggtcgagtacattgggctaagtacaataatgcgcctattgcacttagatagggaatttcagctcccaacacctctttgtcatcttcctttggacgaaatgaaTCTTTCCttacatccaaacttcgactgattatgggagtgctagcagggtgcgctttgtccatgttaaatcgcctgagcatcttttggacatacgcagattggtggattagtattccacaaactcggtgttctagttcaaggcctaaatagaatcgagttttccgaaaatccttcatctcaaatttggatttcaagtacctcgcggtttctcttatttcatcaagagtacctattatgttcatatcatcgacatatactgccacaattgcaaatccgggggggcataattcatcgttcttatatccattcccaatcaagtagtcacttagaagggtataccacatccgcccggattgtttcaatccgtaaagtgagcatttcaacctaattgcaaacgcactccgtggtttagaatcacttgacttgggtaatgtaagaccatcagacactttcatatatatctctaaatctagatccccatagagatatgcagtaaccacatccatgagctgcatttccaatccttcggaaactactaagctaactaagtagcggaacgttataacgtccattacggtagagtatgtctcctcttagtcaattccaaggcgttgtgagaaaccttgcgccataaggcgagccttgtacctcaggacttcattcttctcattacgctttctgacagagacccatttatgtcctacaggctttacacttggtggggttagcactaccagaccaaatacctgtctctttgtcagagaatctaattatgcctggattgcttctttccatttaggccaatatggtctttgttgacattctacaacagagcgtggttcaatatcattgtgctctatgatttcttgagcaacagtgtatgcaaatacatcatcaatgtgtatggaagatctttctatcaactcatacgcactctcatagtctattgagatttctttgttctctggaatcatttcaaacatcggagcgtcctccagtattgattcatggacataactataatcagagacaatctcaagagagggattctctacattgatgattaatggattggtttgtgccttactcgccctcttcttccttgggtgagtgtcaatcgaaccaagtggcctccccctcttcctttggggagccacggcctcaaccacacctccactaagtgtggttgcagtgcctctatctacgGCACCTTGCcctttgttggggacttctaaccttgcaggcacatttgcagctggtatatgtgatctcatcacttttgcgatatcagtaaacatatcaggcatcgaatctgctatgttctgaagaacgattattcttttcacttcactttcacattgtgaagtgcggggatcaaaatgagacaaagtggggacaaaccatgacaattcctgtcgttcccttggaaaatcctttttcctatctccccctaacgacggggagactgtctcatcaaagtgacaatccgcaaatctagaggtaaagagatcgcctgtcaagggttccaagtagcggataattgttggggattcgtatccaacataaatacttaatcgtctctgaggacccattttgatgagctgtgggggcgcaataggcacatatactgcgcaaccaaatatgcgtaagtgtgaaatgtcaggctcatatccagttaccaactggtacgcagaaaatggttggctagtagtgggtctgaaatgaataagtaaagctgtgtgcaatattgcataaccccaggcagatataggcaggttggtgcacataaccaatgccctagccaccatctatagccttttaatggtggcttctgtgagaccattttgtgtatgcacatggggtacaggatgctctacatcgatcccaatagatatgcaataatcatcaaatgcttttgatgtaaactctccagcgttatcaagcctcatagacttgatagggtgatcagggtggtgagcccttaagcatataatctgtgctaggagttttgcaaatgcagcatttcttgtggataataaaacgacatgtgaccataTTGTTgaagtatccaccagaaccataaagtacttgaatggtccgcattctggatggataggtccacatatatctccttgtatcctttgtaagaatggaatgttttgttttgtatctttagcataggaaggtctcgatcctgtttttgctatagagcaggctttacaaaacgagtgatttgcctttgaaatagtcaatgagacataatgggagggaggtagtgcttctggtactttagaaggcaatgactgcgtttgagcagtactaggaccgacaccttgcagtgtgacggatttttgtcccattttatttttcactcgaaagaaaggatgtccatatgagttctttaaaatacggatcatcatg is a window from the Rosa chinensis cultivar Old Blush chromosome 2, RchiOBHm-V2, whole genome shotgun sequence genome containing:
- the LOC112190572 gene encoding probable disease resistance protein At5g66900 isoform X2, with translation MVIVGEFVGGAALGAAFGTLFDVVKEALEKSAMFKPLLKTIKSTLDSLQPLIQQIEMHNAELNLPNEEIESCKKQMEEGVELVRKLSKVSKWNYRKPRYTDQLVQLDGSLKRMLDIMKVQEARDVKETLVLVRSIDTVVKRLEGNGLVQSQFEINGCCAVPDEQPPPTITVGLDAPLEELKKNFLKDGVSMLVLAGPGGCGKTTLAKAFCQDQEVKDIFKKNIFFVTVSKTPNLNHIVRELCQLKGFQVPFFNTEVTAVSWLETFLRETVQHPLLLVLDGVWSGSESLLNKFAIKMSNYKILVTSRFAFPRFGSPYYLASLTHEDAMTLFRHSASLGDRSSYIPEDLPRKIVERCKGFPPAITMVGRSLCGQPVEIWQNRLMEWSRGSSILDSESDLLDYLKNNLAFLDKGDMTIVKECFIDLGSFPEDQRIPVAGLIDMWAELYELDEDCMSIANLYELASQGLANLVCTRKDNWEVDRYFSEHFVTQHYMLRELAIHQTSQEPIAQRKRLIIDICGDNLPRWWTEQKFQPVKARLLSISTDGVFSTKWHNMQLPQAEVLVLNFQTKNYALPEFVEKMDKLKVLIVTNYGFLPAELSNFQLLGSSSNLKRIRLERISIPSLINDSVQLKSLQKISLYMCNIGQAFSNCSIQITYAFPNLVEMNIDYCNDLLDLPYNLCDLIHLKKLSITNCHKLYALPEEIGKLVNLQVLRLRSCIHLLELPNSIRSLKMLYFLDISDCYSMKELPEDIGELCSLKKLNMRQCSKLQELPPSVLWLKLLQEVVCDEHTEKLWEPFIPYLRKIHIKVAKQNWHPCSDWTNLVVTRMEKTEVVDNMVESQINTVQADIQAEFKGEIKVARDNLFPTQSQSNLVVTRVEKREVMDKPVKSHIETVKTELQAEFKAEMKALRDEFTNKLDVITDLLVHLIQGKNEKEWEGKDIPEQITSVFGDYESGATKSGFRMHRNSKKVTHQLQKVNQLSPLPSEEQIVRQFSAWISNPNASRCNLEIFDAPKEWFIDLMTSGTWLSDSHVDVFLYAVRKRANLQSQSSSQCCTILDTVFWSWMNGRWEDFQNNSKSYKWDSDLRDYPLGKSPKYARRWSEVDHVKFCTFRSTSTTSIG
- the LOC112190572 gene encoding probable disease resistance protein At5g66900 isoform X1; the protein is MVIVGEFVGGAALGAAFGTLFDVVKEALEKSAMFKPLLKTIKSTLDSLQPLIQQIEMHNAELNLPNEEIESCKKQMEEGVELVRKLSKVSKWNYRKPRYTDQLVQLDGSLKRMLDIMKVQEARDVKETLVLVRSIDTVVKRLEGNGLVQSQFEINGCCAVPDEQPPPTITVGLDAPLEELKKNFLKDGVSMLVLAGPGGCGKTTLAKAFCQDQEVKDIFKKNIFFVTVSKTPNLNHIVRELCQLKGFQVPFFNTEVTAVSWLETFLRETVQHPLLLVLDGVWSGSESLLNKFAIKMSNYKILVTSRFAFPRFGSPYYLASLTHEDAMTLFRHSASLGDRSSYIPEDLPRKIVERCKGFPPAITMVGRSLCGQPVEIWQNRLMEWSRGSSILDSESDLLDYLKNNLAFLDKGDMTIVKECFIDLGSFPEDQRIPVAGLIDMWAELYELDEDCMSIANLYELASQGLANLVCTRKDNWEVDRYFSEHFVTQHYMLRELAIHQTSQEPIAQRKRLIIDICGDNLPRWWTEQKFQPVKARLLSISTDGVFSTKWHNMQLPQAEVLVLNFQTKNYALPEFVEKMDKLKVLIVTNYGFLPAELSNFQLLGSSSNLKRIRLERISIPSLINDSVQLKSLQKISLYMCNIGQAFSNCSIQITYAFPNLVEMNIDYCNDLLDLPYNLCDLIHLKKLSITNCHKLYALPEEIGKLVNLQVLRLRSCIHLLELPNSIRSLKMLYFLDISDCYSMKELPEDIGELCSLKKLNMRQCSKLQELPPSVLWLKLLQEVVCDEHTEKLWEPFIPYLRKIHIKVAKQNWHPCSDWTNLVVTRMEKTEVVDNMVESQINTVQADIQAEFKGEIKVARDNLFPTQSQSNLVVTRVEKREVMDKPVKSHIETVKTELQAEFKAEMKALRDEFTNKLDVITDLLVHLIQGKNEKEWEGKDIPEQITSVFGDYESGATKSGFRMHRNSKKVTHQLQKVNQLSPLPSEEQIVRQFSAWISNPNASRCNLEIFDAPKEWFIDLMTSGTWLSDSHVDVFLYAVRKRANLQSQSSSQCCTILDTVFWSWMNGRWEDFQNNSKSYKWDSDLRDYPLGKSPKYARRWSEVDHLYLPININNQHWVAVCADIIRRKLTVYNSMRSATQDEFISNILKPMATMLPSLLVQSGFYEHRPELSPLTSPLKVVHLADNIPQQIVSGDCGVFMLNYIEYLSYGRPLGFVQADIQLFREKMALEMFALTMMGCSQQNRSC